A genome region from Phaenicophaeus curvirostris isolate KB17595 chromosome 10, BPBGC_Pcur_1.0, whole genome shotgun sequence includes the following:
- the CCL20 gene encoding C-C motif chemokine 20 produces MTGFSSKSLVLVSLLGLLALLLCGSSKAQSNQDCCLSYTKVRLPRWALKGYTEQLSGEVCDIHAIIFHTNGGLNACVNPKEGWVKKHLLYLSQKLKKLSM; encoded by the exons ATGACTGGCTTCAGCAGCAAGAGCTTGGTCCTGGTTTCCCTGTTGGGGCTCCTTGCACTGCTCCTATGTGGCAGCTCCAAAG CACAAAGCAACCAGGATTGCTGCCTGTCTTACACCAAAGTGCGTCTGCCTCGGTGGGCCCTGAAGGGTTATACTGAGCAGCTCTCCGGTGAAGTCTGCGACATCCATGCAATCAT tttccaCACTAATGGTGGACTAAATGCCTGTGTAAATCCTAAGGAAGGCTGGGTCAAGAAGCATCTTCTTTACCTGAG CCAAAAGCTCAAGAAGTTGTCAATGTGA